The Teredinibacter sp. KSP-S5-2 genome includes a window with the following:
- a CDS encoding glycosyl hydrolase family 18 protein — MYTYSLNKILILISSCFLIILQSLPTSAASTKVIGYIPMWENIVNTTNRTDLSNLTHLNLAFANPDSQGRFLNNNTPTCMSGSNADINYVVERAHQANVKVLISVAGGVIPECSGDWQTLLQPENRAQLIQQVLDFMAFYQLDGIDIDLEGVLLTSIHTSGNYVPFIRELKEQLAEGALLTAATASYEGGMIPTESLAYFDFVNIMSYDAIGPTWGQAGTEHATLDFAVENINTWKSRGLEKDKLVLGLPFYGYGFGQYQSDYNYSSLMTEFGEQVKDTDIIGSLCDGCSYITFNSEKTIRSKTQLALKEGSGVMIWELSQDIAGENNLLNAIQEEINGETSQPTTDTSTPTTTPSSSNSGGGSLPPAFILVCILAAFIQKYIQSNSKNKHQ, encoded by the coding sequence ATGTACACCTATTCATTAAATAAAATACTTATCCTTATCTCATCCTGCTTTTTGATTATTTTACAATCTCTTCCTACGTCAGCGGCTTCAACCAAAGTGATCGGCTATATTCCAATGTGGGAAAACATAGTCAATACCACAAACAGAACGGATTTAAGTAACTTGACCCACCTGAATCTGGCCTTTGCCAACCCGGATTCTCAAGGACGTTTCCTGAACAACAACACACCAACCTGCATGTCCGGCTCGAATGCTGATATAAATTATGTTGTTGAACGAGCACATCAAGCCAATGTAAAAGTCTTGATTTCGGTTGCCGGCGGTGTAATCCCCGAGTGCTCTGGCGATTGGCAAACACTCCTTCAACCGGAGAATCGGGCCCAACTGATTCAACAGGTTCTGGATTTCATGGCGTTTTATCAATTGGATGGTATTGATATTGATTTAGAAGGTGTATTGCTTACAAGCATACATACTTCCGGTAATTACGTTCCCTTCATCCGTGAGCTAAAGGAACAATTAGCCGAAGGTGCATTATTAACCGCAGCTACTGCGTCCTACGAAGGAGGCATGATTCCAACTGAATCACTGGCTTATTTTGACTTTGTCAATATCATGTCTTACGACGCGATTGGCCCGACATGGGGACAGGCAGGAACAGAGCATGCGACCTTAGATTTTGCCGTCGAAAATATTAATACCTGGAAATCTCGCGGATTGGAAAAAGATAAGCTGGTTCTTGGCCTTCCATTTTATGGCTATGGTTTTGGCCAATATCAATCGGACTACAACTACTCTAGCCTGATGACTGAATTTGGCGAACAAGTAAAAGACACGGATATTATTGGTAGCCTATGTGACGGTTGTAGCTACATCACATTTAACAGCGAAAAAACCATACGCAGTAAAACACAGTTGGCACTCAAAGAAGGTAGCGGAGTAATGATATGGGAGTTATCACAAGACATCGCAGGAGAAAATAATTTGTTAAACGCCATTCAGGAAGAAATAAACGGTGAGACAAGCCAACCGACGACTGATACATCGACACCCACTACCACCCCAAGCAGTAGCAACTCAGGTGGAGGAAGTCTTCCCCCCGCTTTCATCCTTGTTTGTATATTGGCGGCATTTATTCAAAAATACATTCAATCTAACAGCAAGAATAAACATCAGTAG